A window of the Arachis duranensis cultivar V14167 chromosome 5, aradu.V14167.gnm2.J7QH, whole genome shotgun sequence genome harbors these coding sequences:
- the LOC107488884 gene encoding xyloglucan O-acetyltransferase 1 — translation MRSINPSLNYHYSSMFLTKRVIPCTLYVVTSPMSLFPMVFLCFYLYFTPSPQTHHPLHYSISSAIASPPLPPPPLLLPPPPSPPLYPLSPPLLLTPPPPPPPPLYPLSLPLSHPLSTFPPPVSFPPPSAPPPLLPPSSPPPPPFTTTITEMATAYKIRSCDYTNGKWVPYRKGPMYNSTSCPFIKDTQNCKANGRPDSEYLYWRWKPNKCSLPKFGPNTFLQHVSNKHIAFIGDSVSRNQFVSLICMLSTASTPNPIAFNKWHFPSHNVHFSFYWSPFLVEGVQRVITEPNYHNKMHLDRVNEKWAEHLDKMDLIVLSLGHWFDVPSIYYEGGSIVGCLKFQHPNCTTKMDMYGPIRKALRLAINTIIERKASKGDKVDVIVRTYSPSHFEEGGWDKGGTCARSRPYVKLGRKKFRGMNAAIRKIDMQEVEIAKEKGKEFGGFRIEAMDVTKLSLLRPDGHPGAYMVPFPFANGVPKLVQNDCVHWCLPGPIDTWNEILLEMIKNWGKARD, via the exons ATGAGAAGCATAAACCCTTCTTTGAATTATCATTATTCATCGATGTTCCTCACAAAGAGAGTTATTCCATGCACTCTCTATGTGGTTACATCACCCATGTCTCTTTTTCCAATGGTTTTCCTTTGCTTTTATCTATACTTTACACCATCTCCACAAACTCATCATCCTCTTCACTATTCAATTTCTAGTGCTATTGCCTCCCCTccccttcctcctcctcctcttctactGCCGCCACCTCCTTCTCCTCCACTATATCCATTGTCTCCTCCTCTTCTACTGACACCGccgcctcctcctcctcctccgctATATCCATtgtctcttcctctttctcatcCTCTTTCTACTTTTCCACCACCCGTTTCTTTTCCTCCTCCgtcagcaccaccaccactacTGCCAccatcttctcctcctcctcctccttttacCACCACTATTACAG AAATGGCAACTGCTTATAAGATCCGATCATGTGACTACACGAATGGAAAATGGGTCCCTTATAGAAAAGGTCCTATGTATAATAGCACCTCATGTCCTTTTATCAAAGATACTCAAAATTGCAAAGCCAATGGAAGGCCTGACTCAGAATATCTCTATTGGAGATGGAAACCAAATAAATGCAGTCTTCCAAAGTTTGGACCAAACACTTTCCTCCAGCATGTTTCCAACAAGCACATAGCTTTTATTGGAGACTCAGTTTCTAGGAACCAATTTGTCTCTCTTATTTGCATGCTATCCACTGCCTCAACTCCTAACCCTATTGCTTTCAACAAATGGCACTTTCCTTCCCATAATGTACATTTTTCCTTCTATTGGTCCCCATTTCTTGTGGAAGGTGTGCAAAGAGTGATAACTGAGCCCAATTACCATAACAAAATGCATTTGGACCGTGTTAATGAGAAGTGGGCGGAGCATTTAGATAAAATGGATTTGATTGTTCTTTCACTAGGTCATTGGTTTGATGTTCCTTCAATTTACTATGAGGGTGGTTCAATTGTGGGTTGTCTAAAGTTTCAACATCCTAATTGCACAACAAAAATGGACATGTATGGCCCAATAAGAAAGGCTTTGAGGCTCGCTATTAATACCATAATAGAGAGAAAAGCATCAAAGGGTGATAAAGTGGATGTAATTGTGAGAACATATTCTCCTTCTCATTTTGAGGAAGGTGGTTGGGATAAAGGAGGTACTTGTGCAAGAAGCAGGCCTTACGTGAAGCTTGGAAGGAAGAAGTTTAGAGGAATGAATGCTGCCATTAGAAAGATTGATATGCAAGAAGTGGAAATTGCCAAGGAAAAAGGCAAAGAATTTGGAGGGTTTAGGATAGAGGCAATGGATGTGACTAAGTTATCATTGTTGAGACCAGATGGGCATCCAGGAGCTTATATGGTCCCTTTTCCATTTGCTAATGGGGTTCCCAAACTTGTTCAAAATGATTGTGTTCATTGGTGTTTGCCTGGTCCTATTGATACATGGAATGAGATTCTTCTAGAGATGATAAAGAATTGGGGTAAAGCCAGGGACTGA
- the LOC107488885 gene encoding xyloglucan O-acetyltransferase 1-like, whose product MYVLLFFFFSSRKIEYANESSCDYSDGKWVRDERGPLYNGTSKYCKMKKNQNCIANGRPNTEYLYWRWKPNDDCNLPRFDPSTFLQLIRNRHVAFVGDSVARNQIESLICMLGSNNDDDSSKPKRLYHKGSRKWNILSHNANLSFYWSPFLVRGDMRSQKGPHYNTIYLDHVNERWARDLDEMDMVVISLGHWFDVPSIYYVGGSISSCLKLPQLGYCNHHVNDFYDPLRQALRVALNTIIEAKATKGDKLDVIVRTYSPSHFEGEWNKGGTCLKDKPYEDGEKKVEGMDAEIRRIEMEEVEIVKEKAKEFGGLIRLEIMDVTKLALLRPDGHPGPYTNPFPFASKIVQNDCVHWCLPGPIDTWNEILLEIMKKLVLHSKAE is encoded by the coding sequence GGCAAATGGGTCCGTGACGAAAGAGGACCTTTGTATAATGGAACCTCCAAATATTGCAAGatgaagaaaaatcaaaattgcaTCGCTAATGGAAGGCCTAACACAGAGTATCTTTATTGGAGATGGAAACCCAATGATGATTGCAACCTTCCTAGGTTTGATCCTAGTACTTTTCTCCAACTAATTAGGAACAGACACGTGGCATTTGTTGGAGACTCTGTTGCTAGGAACCAAATTGAGTCCCTTATTTGCATGCTTGGTagtaataatgatgatgactCATCaaaaccaaaacgtttgtaccaTAAAGGTTCACGAAAATGGAACATTCTCTCCCACAATGCAAACTTGTCCTTCTATTGGTCCCCATTTCTTGTGAGAGGTGATATGAGATCCCAGAAAGGGCCACATTACAATACAATTTATTTGGATCATGTTAATGAGAGGTGGGCAAGGGACTTGGATGAAATGGACATGGTTGTAATTTCACTAGGGCATTGGTTTGATGTTCCTTCAATTTACTATGTGGGTGGTTCAATTTCAAGTTGCCTAAAGTTGCCACAACTTGGTTATTGCAATCATCATGTTAATGATTTTTATGATCCGTTAAGACAGGCTTTAAGGGTTGCTCTTAATACCATAATCGAAGCGAAAGCAACTAAAGGTGACAAACTCGATGTGATTGTTAGAACGTATTCACCGTCTCATTTTGAAGGTGAGTGGAACAAAGGTGGTACTTGTTTGAAGGATAAGCCTTATGAAGATGGGGAGAAGAAGGTTGAAGGAATGGATGCTGAGATAAGAAGGATTGAGATGGAAGAAGTGGAAATTGTTAAGGAGAAAGCCAAAGAATTTGGAGGGTTAATTAGGTTAGAGATAATGGATGTGACTAAGTTAGCATTGTTGAGACCAGATGGCCATCCAGGTCCTTATACGAATCCTTTTCCATTTGCATCCAAAATTGTTCAAAATGATTGTGTTCATTGGTGTTTGCCAGGGCCTATAGATACATGGAATGAAATTTTATTAGAGATTATGAAGAAGTTGGTGCTACATTCAAAGGCTGAATAA